Proteins from a genomic interval of Salvelinus alpinus chromosome 7, SLU_Salpinus.1, whole genome shotgun sequence:
- the LOC139581819 gene encoding uncharacterized protein isoform X2, whose amino-acid sequence MNGPKRTWQQVKIKYKNILQNAVKKNTHRQGTGGGSPKADLTPAEDMALELNKGRPVLEGIPGGKETSIGSSQDATRFIQVSGSTVFLLEPPAQAPDDADPGEGPSAAATAHDGDDDEEETISLDSRRHEDPDAIQWENQPGNISSQAIRKLYGNHLRRQIELADIDIQYKKKKMENLALESEIKKRTISKLDLEIKKLEREVRYAFNVHCMLTVTQMY is encoded by the exons atgaacgggccaaaacggacatggcagcaggtcaaaatcaaatacaagaacattctgcagaatg cagtgaaaaagaatacccacagacaaggcacgggtggtgggtcaccaaaggctgaccttaccccagcagaggacatggccttggagctaaataaaggcaggcccgtcttagaggggatccctggggggaaagagacgagcataggttcctcccaagatgccacccgcttcattcaag tgtctggcagcactgtgttcctgttagagccaccagcacaagcaccagacgatgctgatcca ggtgaaggccccagtgcagcagcaacagcacatgatggagacgatgatgaggaggagaccatctctctggattccagaaggcatgag gacccagatgctatacagtgggaaaaccagcctggcaacata agctcacaagctatcagaaagttgtatggcaaccacctccggcgccaaatagaactggcagacatagacattcagtacaagaagaaaaagatggaaaatcttgcactggagtccgaaataaaaaagaggacaattagtaaactggaccttgaaataaaaaaacttgagagggaggtgagatatgccttcaatgtacactgtatgctaactgtaacacaaatgtattaa
- the LOC139581819 gene encoding uncharacterized protein isoform X3, with translation MNGPKRTWQQVKIKYKNILQNAVKKNTHRQGTGGGSPKADLTPAEDMALELNKGRPVLEGIPGGKETSIGSSQDATRFIQVSGSTVFLLEPPAQAPDDADPGEGPSAAATAHDGDDDEEETISLDSRRHEDPDAIQWENQPGNISSQAIRKLYGNHLRRQIELADIDIQYKKKKMENLALESEIKKRTISKLDLEIKKLERELQEDDTAQNKN, from the exons atgaacgggccaaaacggacatggcagcaggtcaaaatcaaatacaagaacattctgcagaatg cagtgaaaaagaatacccacagacaaggcacgggtggtgggtcaccaaaggctgaccttaccccagcagaggacatggccttggagctaaataaaggcaggcccgtcttagaggggatccctggggggaaagagacgagcataggttcctcccaagatgccacccgcttcattcaag tgtctggcagcactgtgttcctgttagagccaccagcacaagcaccagacgatgctgatcca ggtgaaggccccagtgcagcagcaacagcacatgatggagacgatgatgaggaggagaccatctctctggattccagaaggcatgag gacccagatgctatacagtgggaaaaccagcctggcaacata agctcacaagctatcagaaagttgtatggcaaccacctccggcgccaaatagaactggcagacatagacattcagtacaagaagaaaaagatggaaaatcttgcactggagtccgaaataaaaaagaggacaattagtaaactggaccttgaaataaaaaaacttgagagggag ctccaagaagatgacacagctcaaaataaaaattag
- the LOC139581819 gene encoding putative nuclease HARBI1 isoform X1, producing the protein MKAQNCVFLSALTMACPFVRDVVDEEALVLRRAFRRERVFRDRLDPLAFPDDHLYERYRFSADGIRYLCRLLGPRIKHRTARSHALSVEQMVCVALRFFASGAFLYSVGDAEQLNKATICRTIRSVCLAIKALADVFISFPGHRRLCDIKEEFYRIAGFPNVIGAVDCTHIRIKAPSGAHEADFVNRKSFHSINVQMVCNADCVISNVVAKWPGSVHDSRIFRASEIYQCLSQGEFSGVLLGDRGYGCQPFLLTPFTDPQEAQQAYNHAHARTRARVEMTFGLLKARFHCLHKLRVSPVRACDITVACAVLHNVACLRKERAPRVPPAMDWDNPAIFPDDDSGRLLRDQYVLNYFS; encoded by the exons atgaaggcccaaaattgtgtgttcctttctgctctgacaatggcatgcccattcgtgcgagatgtggtggatgaagaagcacttgtgctgaggagagccttcaggcgagaaagggtcttcagggaccggttggacccactggccttccctgatgaccatctatatgaaagatacaggttttctgcagatggcatcaggtatctatgcagactactgggtcccaggattaagcaccgcactgcacggagccatgcactgagtgtggagcaaatggtttgtgtggccttgcgcttttttgctagtggagccttcctgtactcagtgggggatgcagaacagctgaacaaggccacaatttgccgcacaataaggagtgtgtgtctggctatcaaagcattagcagatgtcttcatctccttccctggccacagaagactctgtgacatcaaagaggagttctataggattgcag gtttccccaatgtcattggtgcagtggactgcacacacataaggataaaagccccctcaggtgcccatgaggccgattttgtgaataggaaatcctttcacagcattaatgttcag atggtctgcaatgctgactgtgtgatcagcaatgttgtggcaaaatggcctggctcagtccatgactccagaatctttcgggcctctgaaatctatcagtgcctatcacaag gtgaattctctggtgtgttgctgggagacagggggtatggctgccagccttttctcctgacacctttcacagacccccaggaagcacagcaggcctacaaccatgcccatgccaggaccagggccagagttgaaatgacctttggcctcctgaaggcacgctttcactgccttcacaaattaagggtcagccctgttagggcatgtgatattactgtggcttgtgctgtcctccacaatgtggcctgcctgaggaaggagagggcccccagagtgccaccagccatggactgggacaatccggcaatcttccctgatgacgacagtggtcggctgctgagggaccaatatgtgttgaattattttagttag
- the LOC139581819 gene encoding putative nuclease HARBI1 isoform X4 yields the protein MSSSPSLATEDSVTSKRSSIGLQMVCNADCVISNVVAKWPGSVHDSRIFRASEIYQCLSQGEFSGVLLGDRGYGCQPFLLTPFTDPQEAQQAYNHAHARTRARVEMTFGLLKARFHCLHKLRVSPVRACDITVACAVLHNVACLRKERAPRVPPAMDWDNPAIFPDDDSGRLLRDQYVLNYFS from the exons atgtcttcatctccttccctggccacagaagactctgtgacatcaaagaggagttctataggattgcag atggtctgcaatgctgactgtgtgatcagcaatgttgtggcaaaatggcctggctcagtccatgactccagaatctttcgggcctctgaaatctatcagtgcctatcacaag gtgaattctctggtgtgttgctgggagacagggggtatggctgccagccttttctcctgacacctttcacagacccccaggaagcacagcaggcctacaaccatgcccatgccaggaccagggccagagttgaaatgacctttggcctcctgaaggcacgctttcactgccttcacaaattaagggtcagccctgttagggcatgtgatattactgtggcttgtgctgtcctccacaatgtggcctgcctgaggaaggagagggcccccagagtgccaccagccatggactgggacaatccggcaatcttccctgatgacgacagtggtcggctgctgagggaccaatatgtgttgaattattttagttag